Below is a window of Cryobacterium sp. PAMC25264 DNA.
TCCAAGTACCGGCCAGGGTCAAGTGCGCCATGCTGCCCTGGGTGGCGTTCGAGGCCGCCCTGCTCCAGCTGCGCTAGGCGCCCGCCCCCTCGGGCTACCCGCCGCATTTCCCCGCCCAGGGGCGCTCAGGGCGCTCAGGACCGGCGGTGAGAACCGGGTGATCAGACGGGCGGGGCGGTCAACCGATCGAGGTGGCCAGGCGGTCGCGCAGGGCGCTGGTCGGAGCCAGCCGCGGCAGGTACTCGGCACCGTCGAGGGCGTTGGCGCCCGGCGGTCGGATGTCCACCTGCGGCCAGATGCTTCGCAGCCCCCGTTCGAACCGGACCGCGATCTCCGGCGTGCGCAGCACCCCGCCGATCCCGCACACCACGGGGTCGGGGCGGTCGGCCTGGCCCACCCGGCGCAGCCCGGTGGCGGCCGAGAGCACCAGCTCGGCAGCCGCGTCGTCGCAGATACGCGCGGCAACGGCATCCGTCGCCGTCAGTTCGGTGACCCGCCGGGCGTAGGCGGCGATGCGGCTGACCCGCAGCGGATCGGCCTGCAGATCGAGGTAGGCCATCTCAATGTTGGGAAAGTCGTGCCGCATCACGGCGCTCAACGCCGTGGCCGGCCCGCGCCCGTCGTAGGCGCGCATCACGGCATCCAGCGCCGCCCGGCCGATCCAGTAACCGCTGCCGGCGTCGCCGATCAGGTTGCCCCAGCCGTCGATCCTGGCCACCTCCGTCGAGCCTACCGCCAGGGTGACGACGCCGGTGCCCGCGGCGACCACCACGCCGAGCTCGTCGCCGAGGGCGCCGAGGTAGCTGGTGACGGAGTCGTGCGCGAGGAACACCTCGTGCACCCCGTGGCTCGCGCCCGCTGCCCGCAGCTCGGCCGGGTCGGTCTCGGCCTTCGAGAATCCCGAGATGCCCGCGCTGACGGTGAAGATCGGTTCGTCCGTCGTCGAGGCGACCTGGGCGACGACGTCGCCGAGCTGCGGGACCAGGGCGCTGTCGGTGCGGATGCCGCCGAACTGGAACTGGACGGCCTCACCGGTGGCGCTGTGCAGCCGGGCCCGGATACCGGTCTGTCCGGCGTCGATGGTGAGGGAGCTGGCGGGGGCGCTCATGGGTGGTCCGTTCTTGCAGCTGGTGCGGGGGGAGTGAGGGCCCGGTATGTGCGGGCCAGGAACGCCGCGGCCGGTTTGCCGTAGACACAGTAGTCGTCATTCTGCGCCGCGGCGTCTGCCGGGTACAGGGTGGCGGGCCAGTCCCAGAGCATGAAGCCGCGCATCCATTCTCGCCGATCGGTGGCCGCGAACATGTCCTCGTAGTAGCGCAGCTGCTCGGCGCCGGACGGTCCACCAGACAGGGACCAGTCGTTGGGCTTGGCAGGCGAGCCGGTGCGGCTCGGGCACCCCGCCTCCATGAAGAAGAACGGCTTGCCGCTGGCGGTGACCACCCGCTCGATCCGGTCCAGCTCCAGGTCCCAGCTCCCGATCGGGTAATACCCGCTGGATGTGATGACGTTCACGGCGTCCCACCAGGTGACGTGGTCCTCCTGGAACTTGTCGCAGTTGTAGGTCACCAGGCCGCTGTACACCTCGCGCACCAGGGCGATGAGCGTGCGCCAGCGGGCGTCCTGGCTGTCGGCGCGTACCATCTCGCAGCCGATGCAGAGCATCTCGGCGCCCTCCTCCTCGGCGAGCCGGGCCGCGTGCAGGATGAACGCCGTGTACGACCGGAACCACTCGGTCCAGCCCGGTTCACCGGGAACCTCCCAGTCGAAGAATCCGATGTAGGCGCGCCAGGTGCCGTCGGCGCAGTTCACCACGGGCTTCAGGCAGACCTGCAGCCCGTGGGACTTAGCCTCTCTGATGGCCCAGCGCACCTCGTCGTCGGTGACCGTGGGTGCCTCGCCGAACGGGATCTCCTCCGACTGGGCGGTGTCCTGTACGGCCGCGTAGGCCACCGCTGTCCAGTTGACGCCGAGGTCGGCCATGAGCCGCATCGAGTCGGCGGCCGCGGCGGTCGCCCATTCTCCGCGCACGCCGGTCCAGCCCCAGGTCATGCCGCAGACCGGCTGGGCCAACACGTCGCCGGCCAAGACGGATGCGGAGGCGCCGGAGGACATGACCGTCACGGCCGCACCAACTGGTTGGTGCTGCGCAGCACGGTGGGGGCGGTGAAGGCCGCGGGGTCCACGTCGAGTACCGAGGCGATCGTGAAGAGCACGCTCTCGCCGGGCAGCAGGGTGACGAGCATGTCGTCCACAAGCGCATCGGGGTCGACGGTGTCCACCAGCAGGGCCAGGTCGCGGGTGAGGGAGGCCGCGGTGACCCGCACGGTGTACCCGGTCGAGGTGCGCTCGGCCAGCACCTCGGGAGCGGAGTCCGAAAGCGTGCTGTCGCGGGCCTCGGTGAAGAACCAGTGCCCCCGCACGCCGCCGAGTTCGGCGCGGAGGAGCTCCGCTGCCGCATCCGTTGTCGCGGACACGGATGCGGGCAGCGGCACGGTCACGTTCGACCGCGCCGGCAGCGTTACCTGCTCGGCGTGCTCGGCCAGGACGACGCCCGCGTCTGTGTACCGCCGCACCCGGAGCTGCCCGCTCCAGGGTTCGGCGGAGTCGTTGACCGCGATGACCGCCAGGCCGTCGCCCCGGGGTTGCACCGTGATCAGTCGGTCGGCGTAGGCGTGCTTGATCGCGTAGAGCAGTGGCTTCGGCCGGCCATACCCGTCGACGGCGGCCCAGGAGGTGACCGGCCAGCAGTCGTTGAGCTGCCAGACGATGCTGCCCATGCAGTGCGGGGCCAGGGAACGGAAGTGCTCGATGGCCGTACTGATCGCGGTGGCCTGGTTCAGCGACATCGCCCAGTGCCAGTCGCCGATCTCGTTCGGCAGCGGCAGGTGCGGCAGCAGGCCGTCGGTGAGCTTGACGTTGCCCTCCATGGCCTTCTGGTGCACGAGCATGCCGGGCGACTCCGGGGTGAGCGGTTCGTCGTGGATCGACTCGGTGAGCGTCGACCAGGTGGGCGGTCCCTGCCAGCCGAACTCGGCGACGAAGCGGGGCGCGTAGTCGCGGTAGTCGGGGTAGTCGCGCTGGTTCCACAGGTCCCAGATATGCATGGTGCCGTGCTCGGGGTCGTTGGGGTGCAGGTCGTTCTGGACACTCCCGGCGACGGGCGAGAACGGGCTGCCGGGCGTGTAGCCGATGTGCGGCGCGAGCTCGGCGACGATCGCAGGGAACACGTCGTAGTAGAAACCGGCACCCCAGGTCTTGCCGTCCAGGCGCAGCTTCCAGTTCCACTCCTCGAACCCCCAGAGGTTCTCGTTGTTGCCGTTGAGCACGACCAGCGACGGATGCGCGGCCAGCCGGGCGACGTTCTCCCGGGCCTCCGCCTCGATCTCGTCGCCGAGCGGCGCCTCCTCGGCGTAGGCGGCGCAGGCCAGCAGGAAGTCCTGCCAGGTGAGCATGCCCTTCTCGTCGCAGAGGTCGAAGAAATCGTCGCTCTCGAAGATGCCGCCGCCCCAGACCCGGATCAGGTTGATCTGGGCGAACTCGGCCTGCTCGAGCCGCCGCTGATAGCGAGCCCGGTCGATCCGGTGCGGGAAGGCGTCGTCGGGGATCCAGTTGGCGCCCCGCACGAAGACGCTCTGGCCATTGATCACCAGGGTGAACGGGGTGCCCGCGGCGTCGGGCGTGGTGTCGAATTCCACGGTGCGGAAGCCCACACGGGTGCGGGAACGATCGAGTTCGCCGGCCGTGTCGGCGTCGTGCACGGTGACGACGACGTCGTAGAGCGGGTGCTCGCCGTACCCGGTCGGCCACCACAGATCGACCTCGGGGACCTCGAGGGACACCGTGGCGCTGGTGGCGCCCGCGGGGAGTTCGAGTGTGCGGCTGACCCCGGCGACGGAGGCGGTGAGACTCACGGGCGCATCCGTAGCCCGGCTGATGTCCACGTGCACATCGACGGTTCCGGCGCTGTGGCTGGAGGTGTCTCCGGCCGCGGTCTGCACGGTGGTGGTCTGAACGGTGGCGATGGGACGCACGGCGGTCAGGCGGGCCGTCGACCAGCTCACCAGCGACACCGGCTTCCACAGGCCGGAGGTGGAGGTGTCGATGCCCCAGTCCCAGCCGAAACTGCACGCCATCTTGCGGATGGCGTTGTACGGGTGGTGGTTGACGTGCGGGCGGTACCCGAGTTCGAGGCTGGCGGCATCCGCGGCCTTGACGGGGGACCGGAACACGACCACGAGTTCGTTGAGACCGGCCTTGAGCCTGGAGCCGACGTCGAAGGTGTAGCTGCGGTGCATATTACGGGTGGTGCCGAGCAGAACCCCGTTGAGTTCGATCTCGGCGATGGTGTCCAGGCCGGCGAAGACCAGTTCAGAGCGGTCGGCTCCGGCCGGGTTCCAGGAGAAGGTGGTGCTGTAGCGCCAGTCGGTCAGGCCGATCCAGGAGAGGAGCTGCTCGTTGCCGTCGAGGTAGGGATCGGGGATGAGGTCGGCGGCCAGCAGGTCGGTGTGCACCGAGCCGGGCACGGTGGCCGGTACTGTGAGCCGGCGGATGTGCGCCGGCGCCGGCCCAGTCAGGGCCGTGAGGCTCCAGTCGGCGTCGAGGAGTCGGACGGCGGGGGTGTGGGTGGGCAGTGACGAGATCGGCATGGTGTTTCCAGACATAGCGTGAGTGCGTGGTCGTGTGTCGGTGCTGCGTAGGGGAGGGGCGGTTATTTGGTGGCGCCGGAGGTGACGCCGTTGTAGATGAAGCGCTGCAGGAACAGGAAGATGATCAGGGTGGGCACGATGACGATCATGATGCCGGCTGCGATTATTTCCCACTGTGCGCCGTAGGGGCCCTGGAAGCGGAACAGCGAGGTGCTGATCACGGCGAGGTCCTGCGCGGGCATGTAGAGGTAGGGGATATAGAACTCGTTGTAGACGGCGATGCCCTTGATGATCACGACCGTAGCGATGGCCGGTCCGA
It encodes the following:
- a CDS encoding N-acetylglucosamine kinase, with amino-acid sequence MSAPASSLTIDAGQTGIRARLHSATGEAVQFQFGGIRTDSALVPQLGDVVAQVASTTDEPIFTVSAGISGFSKAETDPAELRAAGASHGVHEVFLAHDSVTSYLGALGDELGVVVAAGTGVVTLAVGSTEVARIDGWGNLIGDAGSGYWIGRAALDAVMRAYDGRGPATALSAVMRHDFPNIEMAYLDLQADPLRVSRIAAYARRVTELTATDAVAARICDDAAAELVLSAATGLRRVGQADRPDPVVCGIGGVLRTPEIAVRFERGLRSIWPQVDIRPPGANALDGAEYLPRLAPTSALRDRLATSIG
- a CDS encoding 1,4-beta-xylanase, whose product is MTWGWTGVRGEWATAAAADSMRLMADLGVNWTAVAYAAVQDTAQSEEIPFGEAPTVTDDEVRWAIREAKSHGLQVCLKPVVNCADGTWRAYIGFFDWEVPGEPGWTEWFRSYTAFILHAARLAEEEGAEMLCIGCEMVRADSQDARWRTLIALVREVYSGLVTYNCDKFQEDHVTWWDAVNVITSSGYYPIGSWDLELDRIERVVTASGKPFFFMEAGCPSRTGSPAKPNDWSLSGGPSGAEQLRYYEDMFAATDRREWMRGFMLWDWPATLYPADAAAQNDDYCVYGKPAAAFLARTYRALTPPAPAARTDHP
- a CDS encoding glycoside hydrolase family 2 protein, which gives rise to MSGNTMPISSLPTHTPAVRLLDADWSLTALTGPAPAHIRRLTVPATVPGSVHTDLLAADLIPDPYLDGNEQLLSWIGLTDWRYSTTFSWNPAGADRSELVFAGLDTIAEIELNGVLLGTTRNMHRSYTFDVGSRLKAGLNELVVVFRSPVKAADAASLELGYRPHVNHHPYNAIRKMACSFGWDWGIDTSTSGLWKPVSLVSWSTARLTAVRPIATVQTTTVQTAAGDTSSHSAGTVDVHVDISRATDAPVSLTASVAGVSRTLELPAGATSATVSLEVPEVDLWWPTGYGEHPLYDVVVTVHDADTAGELDRSRTRVGFRTVEFDTTPDAAGTPFTLVINGQSVFVRGANWIPDDAFPHRIDRARYQRRLEQAEFAQINLIRVWGGGIFESDDFFDLCDEKGMLTWQDFLLACAAYAEEAPLGDEIEAEARENVARLAAHPSLVVLNGNNENLWGFEEWNWKLRLDGKTWGAGFYYDVFPAIVAELAPHIGYTPGSPFSPVAGSVQNDLHPNDPEHGTMHIWDLWNQRDYPDYRDYAPRFVAEFGWQGPPTWSTLTESIHDEPLTPESPGMLVHQKAMEGNVKLTDGLLPHLPLPNEIGDWHWAMSLNQATAISTAIEHFRSLAPHCMGSIVWQLNDCWPVTSWAAVDGYGRPKPLLYAIKHAYADRLITVQPRGDGLAVIAVNDSAEPWSGQLRVRRYTDAGVVLAEHAEQVTLPARSNVTVPLPASVSATTDAAAELLRAELGGVRGHWFFTEARDSTLSDSAPEVLAERTSTGYTVRVTAASLTRDLALLVDTVDPDALVDDMLVTLLPGESVLFTIASVLDVDPAAFTAPTVLRSTNQLVRP